A part of Jiangella alba genomic DNA contains:
- a CDS encoding M14 family zinc carboxypeptidase has product MATATVPVRLAAGALALGLAGALFAGPVAAGRPAPSATLPGAEVTVVRVEAGTDDDRRRLLGLGLDVVDADESGAELFLYDDAEAAALRAAGFDPVVVDHDRSPAALAQEATRAAEERAEATAATSELPTGRVSYRTLDEIEAELAELEAAHPDLVRRFALPHPTLLGRTVYGVEISRDVHAPSGEPVFLTTGVHHAREWPTAEVTLEFAWDVLQHDGADERVTRLLDSTTMIVVPAVNPDGYELSRSLVNEQKRKNCRVAHGAVPTYEQCADPVNAGRGVDLNRNYAPFWGGPGSSGSQTASNHYGEAPYSEPEIRNIAELTAAHQVTVAVHNHSPDGRLLRAPSSPLEPVPADVEAYDALAQELGAALDWPAGPWPEIYYEASGVAEQNAFYTAGIFGFTTEMTPGHDGLARFHPPYEYVVDQYFGTGSYPGSSMREALLIAWDAAADPALHSVLTGRAKPGIELTIAKDVVVDSSPVAGAVLSTPVELSSTLTVPASGRFEWHVQPSPRPSQYESARLPESWTVSCRNRSGRVVHSQQVTIERGQSADLDLRRCPAVPPRGR; this is encoded by the coding sequence GTGGCCACAGCGACCGTCCCCGTCCGTCTCGCCGCCGGCGCGCTCGCGCTCGGCCTGGCCGGAGCGCTCTTCGCCGGGCCGGTCGCGGCCGGCCGCCCCGCACCGTCGGCCACCCTGCCCGGTGCGGAGGTCACCGTCGTCCGCGTCGAGGCGGGCACCGACGACGACCGCCGCCGGCTGCTCGGCCTCGGCCTGGACGTCGTCGACGCCGACGAGAGCGGCGCCGAGCTGTTCCTCTACGACGACGCCGAGGCGGCGGCCCTGCGCGCCGCCGGCTTCGACCCGGTCGTCGTCGACCACGACCGGTCGCCGGCCGCGCTCGCGCAGGAGGCGACCCGCGCCGCCGAGGAGCGCGCCGAGGCGACGGCGGCGACGTCCGAGCTGCCGACCGGGCGGGTGTCGTACCGCACGCTGGACGAGATCGAGGCCGAGCTGGCCGAGCTGGAGGCGGCCCACCCGGACCTCGTGCGCCGGTTCGCGCTGCCGCACCCGACGCTGCTCGGCCGCACCGTGTACGGCGTCGAGATCTCCCGCGACGTGCACGCGCCGTCCGGCGAGCCGGTGTTCCTCACCACGGGCGTGCACCACGCGCGCGAGTGGCCGACCGCCGAGGTCACGCTGGAGTTCGCGTGGGACGTGCTGCAGCACGACGGCGCCGACGAGCGCGTCACGCGGCTGCTCGACAGCACGACGATGATCGTGGTGCCGGCGGTGAACCCGGACGGCTACGAGCTGTCGCGCAGCCTCGTCAACGAGCAGAAACGGAAGAACTGCCGGGTGGCGCACGGCGCCGTCCCCACGTACGAGCAGTGCGCCGACCCCGTCAACGCCGGCCGCGGCGTCGACCTCAACCGCAACTACGCGCCGTTCTGGGGCGGGCCCGGGTCCAGCGGCAGCCAGACGGCCAGCAACCACTACGGCGAGGCGCCGTACTCCGAGCCGGAGATCCGCAACATCGCCGAACTGACCGCCGCCCACCAGGTCACCGTCGCGGTGCACAACCACTCGCCGGACGGCCGGCTGCTGCGCGCCCCCAGCTCGCCGCTGGAGCCGGTGCCGGCCGACGTCGAGGCGTACGACGCGCTGGCCCAGGAGCTGGGCGCCGCGCTGGACTGGCCGGCCGGGCCATGGCCGGAGATCTACTACGAGGCCAGCGGCGTCGCCGAGCAGAACGCCTTCTACACCGCCGGGATCTTCGGGTTCACGACGGAGATGACGCCCGGCCACGACGGGCTGGCGCGGTTCCACCCGCCGTACGAGTACGTCGTCGACCAGTACTTCGGCACCGGCAGCTACCCCGGGTCCAGCATGCGCGAGGCGCTGCTGATCGCCTGGGACGCGGCCGCCGACCCGGCGCTGCACTCGGTGCTCACGGGGCGGGCCAAGCCCGGCATCGAGCTGACCATCGCCAAGGACGTCGTCGTCGACTCGTCGCCGGTGGCGGGCGCGGTCCTGTCGACGCCGGTCGAGCTCTCATCGACGCTGACGGTCCCGGCGAGCGGACGGTTCGAGTGGCACGTCCAGCCGTCGCCGCGGCCCAGCCAGTACGAGTCCGCGCGGCTGCCGGAGAGCTGGACGGTGTCCTGCCGCAACCGCTCCGGCCGGGTCGTGCACAGCCAGCAGGTGACGATCGAGCGCGGCCAGAGCGCCGACCTGGACCTGCGCCGCTGCCCGGCGGTGCCGCCGAGGGGCCGCTGA
- a CDS encoding MFS transporter has product MPTPTAPADRLTGRGWAILLVLSSAIFLEGIDVSMMGVALPSIRADLGLSTTSLQWVVSAYVLGYGGFVLLGGRASDLLGRRRMFVLWLTVFLLFSGLGGLATDGWLLILARFVTGVAAAFMTPAGLSIITTTFPEGPLRTRALLVYAGIAAGGFSLGMVTGGLLTSIDWRWVFFAPVIMAAVILAAAVRLIPHDTPAARTGGGYDVGGTLSLTGAMLLLVYTVVMLPDVEPASTVTTAAAGLALLALFVTIERRSRTPLLRLGLLRSAPLLRANAGAMLLVGGFVGFQFIAVLYLQEYRGWSETQTGLALMVLGLDAILAPTLTPVLVRRFGNATVIVAGLVLAAVAYALFLRVGADWTYAAMLPSFLVLSTAFALGYGPLTIAATDGVAAEEQGLASGVLTTSFQFGSALGLAVVTAVVVGSSGPAGADLDAFRTALLVPLAAALIGVVVTASGLRRRRRPAADVVAAEVTV; this is encoded by the coding sequence GTGCCAACCCCGACGGCACCCGCCGACCGGCTCACCGGTCGCGGCTGGGCCATCCTGCTCGTGCTCAGCAGCGCGATCTTCCTCGAAGGCATCGACGTCTCGATGATGGGCGTCGCGCTCCCCTCGATCCGGGCCGACCTCGGCCTGTCCACGACCTCGCTGCAGTGGGTGGTGAGCGCGTACGTGCTCGGCTACGGCGGCTTCGTGCTGCTCGGCGGGCGCGCGTCGGACCTGCTCGGCCGGCGCCGGATGTTCGTGCTGTGGCTCACCGTCTTCCTGCTCTTCTCCGGCCTCGGCGGCCTGGCCACCGACGGCTGGCTGCTGATCCTCGCGCGGTTCGTCACCGGTGTCGCGGCGGCTTTCATGACCCCGGCCGGCCTCTCGATCATCACGACGACGTTCCCCGAAGGCCCGCTGCGGACCCGTGCGCTGCTGGTCTACGCCGGCATCGCGGCCGGCGGCTTCTCGCTGGGCATGGTCACCGGCGGGCTGCTGACGTCGATCGACTGGCGCTGGGTGTTCTTCGCCCCCGTCATCATGGCCGCGGTCATCCTGGCGGCGGCGGTGCGGCTGATCCCGCACGACACCCCGGCGGCGCGGACCGGCGGCGGGTACGACGTCGGCGGCACGCTGAGCCTCACGGGCGCCATGCTGCTGCTCGTCTACACCGTCGTCATGCTGCCCGACGTGGAGCCCGCTTCGACGGTGACGACGGCGGCCGCCGGGCTGGCGCTGCTGGCGCTGTTCGTGACGATCGAGCGGCGATCCCGCACGCCGTTGCTGCGGCTCGGGCTGTTGCGCTCCGCGCCGCTGCTGCGGGCCAACGCCGGCGCGATGCTGCTGGTCGGCGGGTTCGTCGGCTTCCAGTTCATCGCCGTGCTCTACCTGCAGGAGTACCGCGGCTGGTCGGAGACGCAGACGGGACTCGCGCTGATGGTGCTCGGACTGGACGCGATCCTCGCGCCGACGCTGACGCCGGTGCTGGTGCGCCGGTTCGGCAACGCGACGGTGATCGTGGCCGGGCTGGTGCTGGCCGCCGTGGCGTACGCGCTGTTCCTGCGGGTCGGCGCGGACTGGACGTACGCCGCCATGCTGCCGTCGTTCCTCGTGCTGAGCACCGCGTTCGCCCTGGGCTACGGGCCGCTGACGATCGCCGCCACCGACGGCGTCGCCGCGGAGGAACAGGGGCTGGCCAGCGGCGTCCTGACGACGTCGTTCCAGTTCGGGTCGGCGCTCGGCCTGGCCGTCGTGACGGCGGTGGTCGTCGGCAGCAGCGGGCCCGCCGGCGCGGACCTGGACGCGTTCCGGACGGCGCTGCTGGTCCCCCTGGCCGCCGCCCTGATCGGCGTCGTCGTCACCGCGTCCGGCCTGCGCCGCCGTCGCCGTCCGGCCGCCGACGTCGTCGCAGCGGAGGTGACGGTATGA
- the secE gene encoding preprotein translocase subunit SecE, with the protein MTETSGKTATPERPRSPRRRGPFARLSLWIRQVVAELRKVVYPTRKQLLTYTAVVLVFVAIMIATVSLLDLGLGWAMFKVFG; encoded by the coding sequence GTGACGGAGACCAGCGGCAAGACCGCTACACCCGAGCGTCCGCGTTCGCCCCGGCGCCGCGGGCCGTTCGCCCGGCTGTCGCTCTGGATCCGCCAGGTCGTGGCCGAGCTGCGGAAGGTCGTCTACCCGACTCGCAAGCAGCTGCTGACGTACACGGCCGTCGTGCTCGTCTTCGTGGCGATCATGATCGCCACCGTCTCGCTGCTCGATCTGGGCCTGGGCTGGGCGATGTTCAAGGTCTTCGGCTGA
- a CDS encoding PIG-L family deacetylase has translation MFSNPSPLRGRTVLVLHAHPDDEAIFTGVTMRRLADAGARVVLVTATLGELGEVHVPLSPGETMAQRRVAELESAAALLGVQRLVLLGARDSGLPGAADNVHPDALAAADPSRVARRMADLIDEESAEALVHDDGRGIYGHPDHLAAHRIGAAAARLTGVTAYQSTVDRDHLHDRVTRSHLIHAAAEATGLPFGVPSADVALRIGATAGELAVKRAAIAVHASQVSAESLGHAGFDEAYGYEWYLRSGASSGILDELALPAVVGAPA, from the coding sequence ATGTTCTCGAACCCCTCGCCCCTCCGCGGGCGCACCGTCCTCGTCCTCCACGCCCACCCCGACGACGAGGCGATCTTCACCGGCGTGACGATGCGCCGCCTGGCCGACGCCGGGGCGCGGGTCGTGCTGGTCACGGCCACGCTCGGCGAGCTGGGCGAGGTGCACGTGCCGCTGTCGCCCGGCGAGACGATGGCGCAGCGGCGGGTCGCCGAGCTGGAGAGCGCGGCGGCCCTACTGGGTGTGCAGCGACTGGTGCTGCTCGGCGCCCGCGACTCCGGGCTGCCCGGCGCCGCCGACAACGTCCACCCCGACGCCCTCGCCGCGGCCGACCCCTCGCGCGTCGCCCGGCGTATGGCCGACCTGATCGACGAGGAGTCCGCCGAGGCCCTCGTCCACGACGACGGCCGCGGCATCTACGGGCACCCGGACCACCTGGCGGCGCACCGCATCGGCGCGGCGGCCGCCCGGCTGACCGGCGTCACCGCCTACCAGTCCACCGTCGACCGCGACCACCTGCACGACCGCGTCACCCGGTCGCACCTCATCCACGCCGCCGCCGAGGCGACCGGCCTGCCGTTCGGCGTCCCGTCCGCCGACGTCGCGCTGCGCATCGGGGCGACGGCGGGGGAGCTGGCGGTCAAACGGGCCGCCATCGCCGTGCACGCCAGCCAGGTCAGCGCCGAGTCGCTCGGCCACGCCGGCTTCGACGAGGCGTACGGCTACGAGTGGTACCTGCGGTCGGGCGCCAGTTCTGGGATCTTGGACGAGCTGGCTCTTCCGGCCGTGGTCGGTGCGCCGGCGTAG
- a CDS encoding nitroreductase family deazaflavin-dependent oxidoreductase — MSGDVVDSPDRSVAEHVRRYLATDGRDGHLEGGVPNLVLTVTGRTSGRRYRNAMFYGTDGDRYVLVASGSAVTATHPSWYRNLAANPVVEVQVRGERFTATARTAQGAERRRLWALMTTLAPVYLAYEERTPRTIPVVVLERTEGVSPGSRP; from the coding sequence ATGAGCGGCGACGTCGTGGACAGCCCGGACCGGTCGGTGGCCGAGCACGTGCGCCGCTACCTCGCCACCGACGGCCGCGACGGCCACCTCGAGGGCGGCGTGCCGAACCTGGTGCTGACGGTGACCGGCCGGACCAGCGGGCGGCGCTACCGCAACGCCATGTTCTACGGCACCGACGGCGACCGGTACGTGCTGGTCGCGTCCGGGTCGGCGGTGACCGCGACGCACCCGTCCTGGTACCGCAACCTCGCCGCCAACCCCGTCGTCGAGGTGCAGGTCAGGGGCGAGCGGTTCACCGCGACGGCGCGGACGGCGCAGGGCGCGGAGCGGCGCCGGCTCTGGGCGCTCATGACGACGCTCGCCCCGGTGTACCTCGCGTACGAGGAGCGGACGCCGCGCACGATCCCGGTGGTGGTGCTGGAGCGCACTGAGGGTGTGTCTCCTGGGTCTCGGCCGTAG
- a CDS encoding FAD-binding oxidoreductase produces the protein MSAGELLRHGDPGFDAAASPRPFTAHDGVPVPVAVLRCRDAAEVAVAVEYARREALPIAVRSGGHCAAGLSSTTGLVIDVSPMDSVEVDGDHVVVGGGVRLAALVEALGAHGRAMPTGTCPTVGVSGLTLGGGWGMLSRRHGLTCDQLVRTEVVTADGAAVVADDDHEPDLFWALRGGGTSGLGVVTSMRFRTVPAPLMTNFRYTWPLAAAADVLRAWLDRAVDAPARLCAEAGLYPAEVALHGAMAGTEAETRAALDQLCDGLPAPVRVEAAELSYLDSARDLAGAIDTPDPSRHLYATSEFFETTLPDDAVGALLALFAAGPAEREVGFMPWGGGDSDVAPGATAFPHRGARYVVHHIALTPDADATARGWTGAMRDTLGPYGTGGVYANFADRGLADPELAYYGANAARLRKIRRRYDPDAVFRAG, from the coding sequence ATGAGCGCCGGCGAGCTGCTCCGCCACGGCGATCCGGGCTTCGACGCCGCCGCCTCGCCGCGGCCGTTCACGGCGCACGACGGCGTCCCGGTGCCGGTCGCCGTGCTGCGCTGCCGTGACGCCGCCGAGGTCGCCGTCGCCGTCGAGTACGCCCGCCGCGAGGCGCTGCCGATCGCCGTCAGGTCCGGCGGGCACTGCGCGGCCGGCCTGTCCTCGACGACCGGCCTGGTGATCGACGTGTCCCCGATGGACTCCGTCGAGGTCGACGGCGACCACGTCGTCGTCGGCGGCGGGGTGCGGCTGGCCGCGCTGGTCGAGGCGCTCGGCGCGCACGGCCGGGCGATGCCGACCGGGACCTGCCCGACGGTCGGTGTCAGCGGGCTGACGCTCGGCGGCGGGTGGGGCATGCTCAGCCGCCGGCACGGGCTGACCTGCGACCAGCTGGTCCGGACCGAGGTCGTCACGGCGGACGGCGCGGCGGTGGTGGCCGACGACGACCACGAACCGGACCTGTTCTGGGCGCTGCGCGGCGGCGGGACCAGCGGCCTCGGCGTGGTGACGTCGATGCGGTTCCGCACGGTTCCCGCGCCGCTGATGACGAACTTCCGCTACACCTGGCCGCTGGCCGCGGCCGCCGACGTGCTGCGCGCCTGGCTCGACCGCGCCGTCGACGCGCCCGCCCGGCTGTGCGCCGAGGCCGGCCTCTACCCCGCCGAGGTGGCGCTGCACGGCGCGATGGCCGGCACCGAGGCCGAGACCCGCGCGGCGCTCGACCAGCTCTGCGACGGCCTGCCGGCACCGGTCCGCGTCGAGGCCGCCGAGCTGTCCTACCTCGACTCCGCCCGCGACCTCGCCGGCGCCATCGACACCCCCGACCCGTCCCGTCATCTCTACGCCACCTCGGAGTTCTTCGAGACGACGCTGCCCGACGACGCGGTGGGCGCGCTGCTCGCGCTGTTCGCGGCCGGTCCGGCCGAACGCGAGGTCGGCTTCATGCCCTGGGGCGGCGGCGACTCCGACGTCGCCCCCGGCGCGACCGCCTTCCCGCACCGCGGCGCCCGCTACGTCGTCCACCACATCGCCCTCACGCCCGACGCCGACGCCACGGCCCGCGGCTGGACCGGCGCCATGCGCGACACCCTCGGCCCATACGGCACCGGCGGCGTCTACGCGAACTTCGCCGACCGCGGCCTCGCCGACCCGGAGCTCGCCTACTACGGCGCCAACGCCGCCCGCCTGCGCAAGATCAGGCGCCGCTACGACCCGGACGCCGTCTTCCGCGCCGGCTAG
- a CDS encoding winged helix-turn-helix transcriptional regulator, whose translation MEEGTSKSPGHPQGTDDCQQWDPREDCDVRQILDRIADKWSLLVIALLDGRSLRFTELRRRIDGVSQRMLTVTLRQLERDGLVRRTVHPVVPPRVDYELTPLGATLHDTIEALVRWTEDHQQEIAAARDAYDQRAAAAAELVDA comes from the coding sequence ATGGAAGAAGGCACTTCGAAGTCACCCGGGCACCCTCAGGGAACCGACGACTGCCAGCAGTGGGACCCGCGCGAAGACTGCGACGTCCGGCAGATCCTCGACCGCATCGCGGACAAGTGGTCGCTGCTCGTCATCGCCCTGCTCGACGGCCGCAGCCTGCGCTTCACCGAGCTGCGCCGCCGCATCGACGGCGTCAGCCAGCGCATGCTGACGGTCACCCTGCGCCAGCTGGAGCGCGACGGCCTGGTCCGCCGCACCGTGCACCCCGTCGTGCCGCCGCGGGTCGACTACGAGCTGACGCCGCTCGGCGCCACCCTGCACGACACCATCGAGGCGCTGGTCCGCTGGACCGAGGACCACCAGCAGGAGATCGCCGCCGCGCGCGACGCGTACGACCAGCGCGCCGCGGCCGCCGCCGAGCTCGTCGACGCCTGA
- the nusG gene encoding transcription termination/antitermination protein NusG: MVSRTQEEEAHTVSEHESTIDDAETEESPAGETGPVEAATDAESTEDDAVGSDESEGDAAEDDAAGSDEAEEADDAEEAEEADPLAEFRRVLRAKPGEWFVVQTYSGMENRVRANLENRIGSLNMEDYIFEIEVPTEEVAEIKNGQRRLVKRNRFPGYVLVRMDMTDESWSAVRNTPAVTGFVGHAHQPIPLGLDEVERWLAPQVAEQAKPAEEKKQVEVVDFQVGDSVMVVDGPFATLHATINEINADSQKIKGLVEIFGRETPVELSFNQIQKL; encoded by the coding sequence GTGGTCAGCCGCACCCAGGAGGAAGAAGCGCACACCGTGTCCGAGCACGAGTCGACCATCGACGACGCCGAGACCGAGGAGTCGCCCGCGGGCGAGACCGGTCCGGTCGAGGCTGCCACCGACGCCGAGTCCACTGAGGACGACGCCGTCGGCAGCGACGAGTCCGAGGGCGACGCCGCCGAGGACGACGCCGCCGGCAGCGACGAGGCCGAGGAGGCCGACGACGCCGAAGAGGCCGAAGAGGCCGACCCGCTGGCCGAGTTCCGCCGGGTGTTGCGCGCCAAGCCGGGTGAGTGGTTCGTCGTCCAGACCTACTCCGGTATGGAGAACCGGGTCCGGGCCAACCTCGAGAACCGCATCGGCAGCCTCAACATGGAGGACTACATCTTCGAGATCGAGGTCCCGACCGAAGAGGTCGCCGAGATCAAGAACGGCCAGCGCCGCCTGGTGAAGCGCAACCGCTTCCCCGGCTACGTGCTCGTGCGCATGGACATGACCGACGAGTCGTGGTCCGCGGTCCGCAACACCCCGGCCGTCACCGGGTTCGTCGGGCACGCGCACCAGCCCATCCCGCTGGGCCTCGACGAGGTCGAGCGGTGGCTCGCCCCGCAGGTGGCCGAGCAGGCCAAGCCGGCCGAGGAGAAGAAGCAGGTCGAGGTCGTAGACTTCCAGGTCGGCGACTCCGTCATGGTGGTCGACGGGCCGTTCGCCACCCTGCACGCGACCATCAACGAGATCAACGCCGACTCCCAGAAGATCAAGGGACTGGTCGAGATCTTCGGCCGCGAGACCCCCGTCGAGCTCTCGTTCAACCAGATCCAGAAGCTCTGA
- a CDS encoding adenosine deaminase, which produces MTGPALRDLRALPKAHLHLHFTGSMRHATLLDLADEHGVRLPDSLREDWPPLLSAADEKGWFRFQRLYDLARSVLRTERDVRRLVTEAAEDEAAEGSGWLEIQVDPSGYGGRFGGITAFTDLVLDAARVASASTGVGIAVVIAANRTRHPLDARTLARLAVQYAGRGVVGFGLSNDERRGVIAEFAPAFAIAGRADLISVPHGGELRGPGSARACLDDLHADRLGHGIRSVEDPALLARIVDARTTLEVCPASNVSLGVYPTPADVPLRALADAGARVALGADDPLLFGSRLLDQYETARHVHGFSDADLAELARGSIEGSSAPSDVRKVLLEGVDAWLAS; this is translated from the coding sequence GTGACCGGACCAGCCCTTCGCGACCTGCGGGCCCTGCCCAAGGCGCACCTGCACCTGCACTTCACCGGCTCGATGCGGCACGCGACGCTGCTCGACCTCGCCGACGAGCACGGCGTGCGGCTGCCCGACTCGCTGCGCGAGGACTGGCCGCCGCTGCTGTCGGCGGCCGACGAGAAGGGCTGGTTCCGGTTCCAGCGGCTGTACGACCTCGCCCGGTCGGTGCTGCGGACGGAGCGCGACGTGCGGCGGCTGGTCACCGAGGCGGCCGAGGACGAGGCGGCCGAGGGGTCCGGCTGGCTGGAGATCCAGGTCGACCCGTCAGGCTACGGCGGCCGGTTCGGCGGCATCACCGCGTTCACCGACCTCGTGCTCGACGCGGCGCGGGTCGCGTCGGCGTCGACGGGGGTCGGGATCGCCGTGGTGATCGCGGCGAACCGGACCCGGCACCCGCTCGACGCCCGCACGCTGGCCCGGCTCGCCGTCCAGTACGCGGGTCGCGGCGTGGTCGGGTTCGGGCTCTCCAACGACGAGCGGCGCGGCGTCATCGCGGAGTTCGCGCCCGCCTTCGCCATCGCCGGCCGGGCCGACCTCATCTCCGTCCCGCACGGTGGCGAGCTGCGCGGCCCCGGCAGCGCCCGTGCCTGCCTCGACGACCTCCACGCCGACCGGCTGGGGCACGGCATCCGCTCGGTGGAGGACCCCGCGCTGCTGGCCCGCATCGTCGACGCGCGGACCACCCTCGAGGTCTGCCCCGCGTCCAACGTCAGCCTCGGCGTCTACCCGACGCCCGCCGACGTACCGCTGCGCGCCCTGGCCGACGCGGGAGCGCGGGTGGCGCTCGGCGCCGACGACCCGCTGCTGTTCGGGTCGCGGCTGCTGGACCAGTACGAGACCGCGCGGCACGTGCACGGCTTCTCCGACGCCGACCTCGCCGAGCTCGCCCGCGGCTCGATCGAGGGCTCGTCCGCCCCGTCCGACGTCCGCAAGGTCCTCCTCGAAGGCGTCGACGCCTGGTTGGCGTCCTGA
- the rplK gene encoding 50S ribosomal protein L11 encodes MPAKKKVAGLIKLQIQAGQATPAPPVGPALGQHGVNIMEFCKAYNAATESQRGNVIPVEITVYEDRSFTFVTKTPPAAKLILKAAGIDKGSGEPHRVKVASISREQLRAIAEQKMPDLNANDVEAAEKIIAGTARQMGVTVAD; translated from the coding sequence ATGCCAGCGAAGAAGAAGGTCGCAGGCCTGATCAAGCTCCAGATCCAGGCCGGCCAGGCGACCCCCGCACCGCCGGTCGGCCCCGCGCTGGGCCAGCACGGCGTCAACATCATGGAGTTCTGCAAGGCGTACAACGCGGCCACCGAGTCGCAGCGCGGCAACGTCATCCCGGTGGAGATCACGGTCTACGAGGACCGCAGCTTCACCTTCGTCACGAAGACGCCGCCGGCCGCCAAGCTGATCCTCAAGGCCGCGGGCATCGACAAGGGCTCCGGCGAGCCGCACCGCGTGAAGGTCGCGTCGATCAGCCGCGAGCAGCTGCGGGCCATCGCCGAGCAGAAGATGCCCGACCTCAACGCCAACGACGTCGAGGCCGCCGAGAAGATCATCGCGGGCACCGCCCGTCAGATGGGCGTCACGGTCGCCGACTGA
- a CDS encoding pyridoxal phosphate-dependent aminotransferase, translating into MNGMTPPAPAGARPRVSARIAAIAESATLAVDAKAKALKAAGRPVIGFGAGEPDFATPDYIVEAAVEACRDPRNHRYTPAGGLPELKEAVAAKTLRDSGYQVEPSQVLITNGGKQAVYETFAALLDPGDEVLLPTPYWTTYPESIALAGGVPVEVLADETTGYRVSVEQLEAARTPRTKVLLFVSPSNPTGAVYSPETVREIGRWAHANGLWVVTDEIYEHLVYGDATFSSIVVEVPELADTCVVVNGVAKTYAMTGWRVGWMIGPKDVIKAAGNLQSHATSNVSNVAQRAALAAVSGDLSAVAEMRAAFDRRRRTMVSMLNEIDGVFCPEPEGAFYAYPSVKDVLGRTIAGRTPKTSAELAELILEEAEVAVVPGEAFGPSGYLRLSYALGDDDLAEGVGRIQRLLG; encoded by the coding sequence ATGAACGGCATGACCCCGCCTGCGCCCGCCGGCGCCCGCCCCCGCGTCTCTGCCCGCATCGCCGCCATCGCCGAGTCGGCCACGCTCGCGGTCGATGCGAAGGCGAAGGCGCTCAAGGCGGCGGGCCGGCCGGTCATCGGCTTCGGGGCCGGCGAGCCCGACTTCGCGACGCCCGACTACATCGTCGAGGCCGCGGTCGAGGCCTGCCGCGACCCCCGCAACCACCGCTACACCCCGGCCGGCGGCCTGCCCGAGCTGAAGGAGGCCGTCGCGGCGAAGACGCTGCGCGACTCCGGCTACCAGGTCGAGCCGAGCCAGGTGCTCATCACCAACGGCGGCAAGCAGGCCGTCTACGAGACCTTCGCGGCGCTGCTCGATCCCGGCGACGAAGTGCTGCTGCCCACGCCGTACTGGACCACGTACCCCGAGTCCATCGCGCTGGCCGGCGGCGTCCCCGTCGAGGTGCTGGCCGACGAGACCACCGGCTACCGCGTCAGCGTCGAGCAGCTCGAGGCGGCCCGCACGCCGCGCACCAAGGTGCTGCTGTTCGTGTCGCCGTCGAACCCCACCGGCGCCGTGTACTCCCCCGAGACGGTCCGCGAGATCGGCCGGTGGGCGCACGCCAACGGCCTGTGGGTCGTCACCGACGAGATCTACGAGCACCTCGTCTACGGCGACGCCACGTTCTCGTCCATCGTGGTCGAGGTGCCCGAGCTGGCCGACACCTGCGTCGTCGTCAACGGCGTGGCCAAGACCTACGCCATGACGGGCTGGCGGGTCGGCTGGATGATCGGCCCGAAGGACGTCATCAAGGCGGCCGGCAACCTGCAGTCGCACGCCACGTCCAACGTCTCCAACGTCGCGCAGCGGGCCGCGCTGGCCGCCGTCTCCGGCGACCTCTCCGCCGTCGCCGAGATGCGGGCCGCCTTCGACCGTCGCCGCCGCACCATGGTGTCGATGCTCAACGAGATCGACGGCGTCTTCTGCCCCGAGCCCGAGGGCGCGTTCTACGCGTACCCGTCGGTGAAGGACGTGCTCGGCCGCACCATCGCCGGGCGCACGCCGAAGACCAGCGCCGAGCTGGCCGAGCTCATCCTCGAGGAGGCCGAGGTCGCGGTGGTGCCGGGCGAGGCGTTCGGCCCGAGCGGCTACCTGCGGCTCTCGTACGCCCTGGGCGACGACGATCTCGCCGAGGGCGTCGGGCGCATCCAGCGGCTGCTCGGCTGA
- a CDS encoding GNAT family N-acetyltransferase, translating into MTDGVTTDRLLVRPPQETDRARFLELFQDEAFMAFAPAVLTPEQAGARFDHMADVCRTIPFGKQPVVERATGRVVGYTGVDHIEIDGRDRLEWGYRFVPEARGLGYATEAGAALLEHAGRTYTGELLAIIDPGNGPSKRVAGKLGFAFWTQTTIDGDRCDLYTLRVGQA; encoded by the coding sequence ATGACCGACGGCGTGACGACCGACCGGCTGCTGGTGCGACCGCCCCAGGAGACCGACCGTGCCCGGTTCCTCGAACTCTTCCAGGACGAGGCCTTCATGGCGTTCGCGCCGGCGGTCCTCACCCCGGAGCAGGCCGGTGCCCGCTTCGACCACATGGCCGACGTCTGCCGGACGATCCCGTTCGGCAAGCAGCCGGTGGTCGAGCGGGCCACCGGCCGCGTCGTCGGCTACACCGGCGTCGACCACATCGAGATCGACGGCCGGGACCGGCTGGAGTGGGGGTACCGGTTCGTGCCGGAGGCACGCGGCCTCGGGTACGCCACCGAGGCCGGCGCGGCGCTGCTGGAGCACGCCGGCCGGACGTACACCGGCGAGCTGCTGGCGATCATCGATCCGGGGAACGGCCCGTCGAAGCGGGTCGCCGGCAAGCTCGGCTTCGCGTTCTGGACCCAGACGACGATCGACGGCGACCGCTGCGACCTCTACACGCTGCGGGTGGGGCAGGCATGA